The Halosimplex litoreum genome has a window encoding:
- a CDS encoding IMPACT family protein has protein sequence MSQREPYRTVAGRGEARFEVRGSEFVGHVAPARTVDAAEHFVDEVREAYPDATHNVPAYRVRADPFREWASDDGEPSGSAGDPALNVLQQEEIENVVAVVTRYYGGTNLGVGGLARSYSRAVKDGLDAAGTTTERPHETFSVVVDYDDSGTVRGIFESESAEFDADYAERVVFDVRVPVEEGSALRDRIRSATSGRAEIDR, from the coding sequence GTGAGCCAGCGCGAGCCATACCGGACCGTCGCCGGCCGCGGCGAGGCCCGCTTCGAGGTGCGTGGATCCGAGTTCGTCGGCCACGTCGCGCCCGCCCGGACCGTCGACGCCGCCGAGCACTTCGTCGACGAGGTCCGCGAGGCGTACCCCGACGCGACCCACAACGTGCCGGCCTACCGCGTGCGGGCCGACCCGTTCCGCGAGTGGGCCAGCGACGACGGCGAGCCCTCCGGGTCGGCCGGCGACCCCGCGCTGAACGTCCTCCAGCAGGAGGAGATCGAGAACGTCGTCGCCGTCGTCACCCGCTACTACGGCGGGACGAACCTCGGCGTCGGCGGCCTGGCCCGCTCCTATTCGCGCGCCGTCAAGGACGGCCTCGACGCCGCCGGCACGACGACCGAGCGCCCCCACGAGACGTTCTCGGTCGTCGTCGACTACGACGATTCGGGCACCGTCAGGGGCATCTTCGAGAGCGAGTCCGCCGAGTTCGACGCCGACTACGCCGAGCGGGTCGTCTTCGACGTGCGCGTCCCCGTCGAGGAGGGGAGCGCACTGCGCGACCGGATCCGCAGCGCCACCAGCGGTCGAGCCGAGATCGACCGATAG
- a CDS encoding 2Fe-2S iron-sulfur cluster-binding protein: MSGDARLTVETPDGERRELTADEGAVLRDVLLAAGLSPHGRYARRVNCGGRGLCATCGVRPADPAEPDHWHDDMADRFGYPRLSCQLRVRDGMAVRLLDKRVWGGRAGGDDPAPAPPSADGDDPE; encoded by the coding sequence ATGAGCGGCGACGCGCGACTCACGGTCGAGACGCCCGACGGCGAGCGCCGCGAACTGACCGCGGACGAAGGGGCGGTCCTCCGGGACGTGCTGCTAGCGGCCGGACTCTCACCCCACGGCCGCTACGCCCGCCGGGTCAACTGCGGCGGGCGCGGGCTCTGTGCGACCTGCGGCGTCCGCCCGGCCGACCCCGCCGAACCCGACCACTGGCACGACGACATGGCCGACCGCTTCGGCTATCCCAGACTCTCCTGTCAGCTCCGCGTCCGCGACGGGATGGCGGTGAGGCTGCTCGACAAGCGTGTGTGGGGCGGCCGCGCGGGCGGTGACGATCCGGCGCCAGCGCCGCCATCCGCCGACGGCGACGACCCCGAGTAA
- a CDS encoding methyl-accepting chemotaxis protein — translation MSDTTPATGGDTRAAGRVLVAIGAVPAAAERYLPAFLRRDFGLRLLAIATFVLVVSPAFAMWYFQRALYGIAFVSFWTILLGFLGYCEMYRALDRLHEAVSRMRAEEFDVDFESERVDEVGELYAAVEDTAAELDETLTEARAARERAERQEERAQEQAERVATQREQAETLAEALEAAAATCEETMRAVAAGDLRERIDLGDDTEAMADIETAFNELVVEWEETLTTTKRFAADVGEGTDAVSAAVGEAHGAGERAADAAGEIEAATERQADRLGSVVEELGALSASVDEVVDGVAAVAEESAAAADACEEGRAVADELADDVAATREATVETAAELDALADEIEAIESVVTVIDDIAEQTNMLALNANVEASRAGADGAGFEVVADNVKELADETREQVQEIAALVDSVQRRSRAVVDRMDETRDRVDDAAGGVDTVASAFETVGERVERTDGRVREIRAATDDQAASTAAAVELVEDVAADGDATAERATAVGEAVRAQLDALADARERADDLADGATTLEASLAYFETGAEGTATPAVADD, via the coding sequence ATGTCAGACACCACGCCTGCCACGGGTGGCGACACGCGGGCGGCCGGTCGCGTGCTGGTCGCGATCGGGGCCGTCCCGGCGGCCGCCGAGCGGTACCTCCCTGCGTTCCTGCGGCGCGACTTCGGGCTGCGGCTGTTGGCGATCGCGACGTTCGTGCTCGTCGTCTCGCCGGCGTTCGCGATGTGGTACTTCCAGCGGGCGCTGTACGGGATCGCCTTCGTCAGCTTCTGGACGATCCTGCTGGGCTTTCTGGGCTACTGCGAGATGTACCGGGCGCTGGACCGGTTGCACGAGGCGGTGTCGCGGATGCGCGCCGAGGAGTTCGACGTGGACTTCGAGTCCGAGCGGGTCGACGAGGTCGGCGAACTGTACGCCGCGGTCGAGGACACCGCGGCCGAACTGGACGAGACGCTGACCGAGGCGCGGGCGGCCCGCGAGCGCGCCGAGCGCCAGGAAGAGCGCGCCCAGGAGCAGGCCGAACGCGTCGCGACCCAGCGCGAGCAGGCCGAGACGCTGGCCGAGGCGCTGGAGGCCGCGGCGGCGACCTGCGAGGAGACGATGCGTGCGGTCGCCGCGGGCGACCTCCGCGAGCGGATCGACCTGGGCGACGACACGGAGGCGATGGCCGACATCGAGACGGCGTTCAACGAGCTCGTCGTCGAGTGGGAGGAGACCCTGACGACGACGAAACGGTTCGCGGCCGACGTGGGCGAGGGGACCGACGCCGTGAGCGCCGCGGTCGGCGAGGCCCACGGCGCCGGCGAGCGGGCCGCCGACGCCGCCGGCGAGATCGAGGCCGCGACCGAGCGCCAGGCCGACCGGCTCGGGTCGGTCGTCGAGGAACTCGGGGCGCTGTCGGCGTCGGTCGACGAGGTCGTCGACGGGGTCGCGGCCGTCGCGGAGGAGTCGGCGGCCGCCGCCGACGCCTGCGAAGAGGGGCGGGCGGTCGCCGACGAGCTGGCCGACGACGTGGCGGCGACCCGCGAGGCGACCGTCGAGACTGCCGCGGAACTCGACGCGCTCGCCGACGAGATCGAGGCCATCGAGTCGGTCGTCACCGTCATCGACGACATCGCCGAGCAGACGAACATGCTCGCGCTGAACGCCAACGTCGAGGCCTCGCGGGCCGGCGCCGACGGCGCCGGCTTCGAGGTCGTCGCGGACAACGTCAAGGAGCTGGCCGACGAGACCCGGGAACAGGTTCAGGAGATCGCGGCGCTGGTCGACAGCGTCCAGCGGCGCTCGCGGGCGGTCGTCGACCGGATGGACGAGACGCGCGATCGGGTCGACGACGCCGCCGGCGGCGTCGACACCGTCGCCTCGGCGTTCGAGACCGTCGGCGAACGCGTCGAGCGGACCGACGGCCGCGTCCGAGAGATCCGCGCCGCCACCGACGACCAGGCCGCCTCGACGGCCGCGGCGGTCGAGCTGGTCGAGGACGTGGCCGCTGACGGCGACGCCACCGCCGAGCGAGCCACCGCGGTCGGCGAGGCGGTGCGGGCGCAACTGGACGCGCTGGCCGACGCTCGCGAGCGCGCCGACGACCTGGCCGACGGCGCCACTACGCTGGAGGCGTCGCTGGCGTACTTCGAGACCGGTGCCGAGGGGACGGCGACACCCGCCGTCGCCGACGACTGA
- a CDS encoding amino acid-binding protein, producing the protein MEKFADSPSQQAVIRLLLERGFSVNDEGRVVSGGIEIPNTGIAREVDVDRRVVDATTDAILDDDQLRRIFQNISAIPSLMDLAPVLDLSALAITVRDAEESGIVATVTGAIADRGISIRQTISEDPEFTDQPRLYVITDGSIPGDLLTEIRDMPFVHSIELR; encoded by the coding sequence ATGGAGAAGTTCGCCGACTCGCCCAGCCAGCAGGCGGTCATCCGCCTGCTGCTCGAACGCGGCTTCTCCGTCAACGACGAGGGGCGGGTGGTCTCGGGCGGTATCGAGATCCCCAACACCGGCATCGCCCGCGAGGTCGACGTCGACCGCCGCGTCGTCGACGCCACCACCGACGCGATCCTCGACGACGACCAGCTGCGACGGATCTTCCAGAACATCTCGGCCATCCCGAGCCTGATGGACCTCGCGCCCGTCCTCGACCTGTCGGCGCTGGCGATCACGGTCCGTGACGCCGAGGAGTCCGGCATCGTCGCCACCGTCACGGGCGCCATCGCCGACCGCGGGATCTCCATCCGCCAGACAATCAGCGAGGACCCCGAGTTCACCGACCAGCCCAGACTCTACGTCATCACCGACGGGTCGATTCCGGGTGATCTGCTGACGGAGATCCGCGACATGCCGTTCGTCCACAGCATCGAGCTGCGGTGA
- the hisB gene encoding imidazoleglycerol-phosphate dehydratase HisB produces the protein MTERTAAVTRETAETAIEVTLDLDGDGDATVDTGIGFFDHMLESFATHGLFDLTVDCDGDLEIDDHHTVEDVAITLGEAFTEALGDKRGIVRFADRKVPLDEAVAGVVVDVSGRPYFDFDGEFSQGEVGELTSHMAQHFCRSLATNAGLTLHVEVDGENAHHEIEALFKGLARALDDATRIDERRTDVASTKGEL, from the coding sequence ATGACCGAGCGGACGGCGGCGGTGACCCGGGAGACCGCCGAGACGGCGATAGAGGTAACGCTCGACCTCGACGGCGACGGCGACGCCACCGTCGACACGGGGATCGGCTTTTTCGACCACATGCTCGAATCGTTCGCCACCCACGGGCTGTTCGACCTGACCGTCGACTGCGACGGCGACCTGGAGATCGACGACCACCACACCGTCGAGGACGTGGCCATCACCCTCGGGGAGGCCTTCACGGAGGCGCTGGGCGACAAGCGCGGGATCGTCCGCTTCGCCGACCGGAAGGTCCCCCTCGACGAGGCCGTCGCCGGCGTCGTCGTCGACGTGAGCGGCCGCCCGTACTTCGACTTCGACGGCGAGTTCTCCCAGGGCGAGGTCGGCGAGCTGACCAGTCACATGGCCCAGCACTTCTGTCGCTCGCTGGCCACGAACGCCGGGCTGACGCTGCACGTCGAGGTCGACGGCGAGAACGCCCACCACGAGATCGAGGCGCTGTTCAAGGGACTGGCCCGCGCGCTCGACGACGCCACCCGCATCGACGAGCGCCGGACCGACGTGGCCAGCACGAAAGGCGAGCTATGA
- a CDS encoding MFS transporter has translation MSGPSTGGSGSDGGTAADARNRRLWTVVIFLTMACTGAVMQVRGAVLPTLEGYFTVPEWQLGLVAPAGTVGYLLVILAVGSSAGRVDARRFIAGGAFLTAGALLAMGLSPSFPVFLAALVVQGAAVGVFRALDRPLLSHFYPSQRGRVYNRYDATWAIGAALGPLAVVLALRAGSWRLVYGAVGVAVLALAVAFRSLRSPAVESNEEPLTRSDLAELVRRPEVLALLAALFFVTGVEGGLFTWLPYYAQAELPAGWAELTLTVMLAAYVPGRFVCGALTDRLGPLTLLLGVLGLLVPAFAFTFFLADGLAVLGGVVAIGLLISGVFPTMMAYATDAVPEHSGPVNALASAVSSVSVGGVPAVMGVVVGGADAATAMRLLVAPLVAALGVIALARVAQSRRDARAASGSAAFDD, from the coding sequence GTGAGCGGGCCGTCGACGGGCGGTTCGGGGAGCGACGGCGGGACCGCAGCGGACGCCCGCAACCGGCGGCTGTGGACGGTCGTGATCTTCCTGACGATGGCGTGTACGGGCGCGGTGATGCAGGTCCGCGGCGCGGTGTTGCCGACGCTGGAGGGCTATTTCACCGTCCCGGAGTGGCAGCTCGGGCTCGTGGCGCCGGCGGGGACCGTCGGCTATCTGCTGGTCATCCTCGCCGTCGGGTCGAGCGCGGGTCGAGTCGACGCGCGGCGGTTCATCGCCGGCGGCGCCTTCCTGACGGCGGGCGCGCTGCTCGCGATGGGTCTCTCGCCCTCGTTCCCCGTCTTCCTCGCCGCGCTCGTCGTCCAGGGGGCGGCCGTCGGTGTGTTCCGCGCCCTCGATCGGCCGCTGCTCAGTCACTTCTACCCGAGCCAGCGCGGGCGCGTGTACAATCGCTACGACGCGACCTGGGCGATCGGCGCCGCGCTCGGCCCGCTGGCGGTCGTCCTCGCGCTGCGGGCGGGCTCGTGGCGACTCGTCTACGGCGCGGTCGGCGTCGCCGTCCTCGCGCTCGCGGTCGCCTTCCGGTCGCTCCGGTCGCCGGCGGTCGAGTCGAACGAGGAGCCGCTCACCCGTTCGGATCTGGCCGAACTGGTCCGCCGACCCGAGGTGCTCGCCCTGCTGGCCGCCCTCTTTTTCGTGACCGGCGTCGAGGGCGGGCTGTTCACCTGGCTGCCCTACTACGCGCAGGCCGAACTGCCGGCCGGGTGGGCCGAGCTGACGCTGACGGTCATGCTCGCCGCCTACGTTCCCGGGCGGTTCGTCTGCGGCGCGCTGACCGACCGCCTGGGACCGCTGACGCTCTTGCTCGGCGTGCTCGGGCTGCTCGTGCCCGCCTTCGCGTTCACCTTCTTCCTCGCCGACGGCCTCGCCGTGCTGGGCGGCGTCGTCGCGATCGGGCTGCTGATCTCGGGCGTGTTCCCGACGATGATGGCCTACGCGACCGACGCCGTCCCCGAGCACAGCGGCCCGGTCAACGCACTGGCGTCGGCGGTGTCGTCGGTCTCGGTCGGCGGCGTACCCGCGGTCATGGGCGTCGTCGTCGGCGGGGCCGACGCCGCGACGGCGATGCGACTGCTCGTCGCGCCGCTGGTCGCCGCGCTGGGCGTGATCGCGCTCGCGAGGGTCGCCCAGAGCCGCCGCGACGCGCGGGCCGCGAGCGGCTCGGCGGCCTTCGACGACTGA
- a CDS encoding TrmB family transcriptional regulator has translation MSESRIREHLGAFGLSTTEVATYLAVLRRGEATTGDVAAAADVSQGYVYEVAETLVDRGLVTVDESANPTVLRARPAAEAIAELSTRVSDLQSAIGDVYSEPTTADVGFEMVRSRRTVERRARRFLDDATHEAFVVIPATAFASVKGAMADAVDRGVFVYCMLLAPDTEVVADAVADFGRYAHVVRAWEARPQVFVLRDARAGLVGSHGVLTGRHGDEYAVAFGQPEVANGFYGNMVSNVWPMGEARHVADPPELPTTFEYFRNGVTAAAQHLDAGRDIVADVTVADTGTDHEIDFEGVPIRETNQTLVPPATSSFPVESALVVETDGGPVSVGGDSPGFDPYFEEFAARDVTLRRA, from the coding sequence ATGAGCGAGTCGCGGATCAGAGAGCACCTGGGGGCGTTCGGGTTGTCGACGACGGAGGTGGCGACGTATCTGGCTGTCCTCCGGCGGGGGGAGGCGACGACGGGGGACGTCGCGGCCGCGGCGGACGTGTCACAGGGGTACGTCTACGAGGTGGCCGAGACGCTGGTCGACCGCGGGCTGGTCACCGTCGACGAGAGCGCGAACCCGACCGTGCTGCGGGCGCGGCCGGCCGCCGAGGCGATCGCCGAACTGTCGACGCGTGTCTCGGACCTGCAGTCGGCGATCGGGGACGTCTACAGCGAGCCGACGACGGCGGACGTGGGCTTCGAAATGGTCCGCTCGCGCCGGACCGTCGAGCGGCGCGCCCGCCGGTTCCTCGACGACGCGACCCACGAGGCGTTCGTGGTCATCCCCGCGACCGCTTTCGCGAGCGTGAAGGGAGCGATGGCCGACGCGGTCGATCGCGGCGTGTTCGTCTACTGCATGCTGTTGGCACCGGACACCGAGGTCGTCGCCGACGCGGTCGCCGACTTCGGTCGGTACGCCCACGTCGTCCGGGCGTGGGAGGCCCGGCCGCAGGTGTTCGTCCTCCGGGACGCCCGCGCCGGACTCGTCGGTTCCCACGGCGTCCTCACGGGGCGCCACGGCGACGAGTACGCCGTCGCCTTCGGCCAGCCGGAGGTGGCGAACGGTTTCTACGGCAACATGGTCTCCAACGTCTGGCCGATGGGCGAGGCCCGCCACGTCGCCGACCCGCCCGAACTGCCGACGACCTTCGAGTACTTCCGCAACGGCGTCACGGCCGCCGCCCAGCACCTCGACGCGGGCCGCGATATCGTCGCGGACGTGACCGTCGCCGACACGGGCACCGACCACGAGATCGACTTCGAGGGCGTCCCGATCCGCGAGACGAACCAGACGCTCGTCCCGCCGGCCACGAGTTCGTTCCCCGTCGAGAGCGCCCTGGTCGTCGAGACCGACGGCGGCCCCGTCAGCGTCGGCGGCGACTCCCCCGGCTTCGACCCCTACTTCGAGGAGTTCGCCGCCAGGGACGTCACCCTTCGCAGGGCGTGA
- the hisA gene encoding 1-(5-phosphoribosyl)-5-[(5-phosphoribosylamino)methylideneamino]imidazole-4-carboxamide isomerase translates to MFPEFEVVPAVDVQDGQVVQLVGGERGTGKEYGDPVEAAEGWVEQGARTLHLVDLDGAFEGERANAEAIEAVVDAVDVETQLGGGIRTVDDAVSLLDAGIDRVILGTAAVENPDIVAEIGEEHPESVLVSLDAKDGEVVVSGWTEGTGLDPAEAAARYEELGAGGILFTDVDVEGQLEGVRTDPVERVVDAVDVPVVASGGVATLDDVRALEGAGAAAVVVGSALYEGSFTLEAALDAV, encoded by the coding sequence ATGTTTCCGGAGTTCGAGGTCGTGCCGGCGGTCGACGTACAGGACGGGCAGGTCGTCCAGCTGGTCGGCGGCGAGCGCGGCACGGGCAAGGAGTACGGCGACCCCGTCGAGGCCGCCGAGGGGTGGGTCGAGCAGGGCGCGCGCACCCTGCATCTCGTCGACCTGGACGGCGCCTTCGAGGGCGAGCGCGCGAACGCCGAGGCCATCGAGGCGGTCGTCGACGCCGTCGACGTCGAGACGCAACTCGGCGGCGGCATCCGCACCGTCGACGACGCCGTCTCCCTGCTGGACGCCGGGATCGACCGGGTGATCCTCGGCACCGCGGCCGTCGAGAATCCCGATATCGTCGCCGAGATCGGCGAGGAACACCCCGAGAGCGTCCTCGTGAGCCTCGACGCGAAGGACGGGGAGGTCGTCGTCTCCGGCTGGACCGAGGGGACGGGCCTGGACCCGGCCGAGGCCGCCGCCCGGTACGAGGAGCTGGGTGCCGGCGGGATCCTCTTCACCGACGTGGACGTGGAGGGCCAGCTCGAAGGGGTCCGAACCGACCCGGTCGAACGGGTCGTCGATGCGGTCGACGTCCCCGTCGTCGCCAGCGGGGGCGTCGCGACCCTGGACGACGTGCGCGCGCTGGAAGGCGCGGGCGCCGCGGCGGTCGTCGTCGGCAGTGCCCTCTACGAGGGGTCGTTCACGCTCGAGGCGGCGCTCGACGCGGTGTAG
- a CDS encoding globin-coupled sensor protein, translated as MNDYADEFGRGGLNSEVDLDSLLTDIGLDGEEIDWRKEFVGFDDADAERLADLEPLFADHADEIADDFYDNLTGHEETTAVIGRSPKTVEQLKRTQSAYFATLAAGEYGEEYFANRARIGKIHDVLEMPMKHYIGQYGVYYDLILDLLRERLQENLVDALRAELTGAATDGGVAAGRDGGDEPRPDDGPGTGEGAVDVDAIERVVESEVAAGMDEVLSVLRVINLDMQVVADTYIHSYNERLQDEIDRRERAAGERDRLQKQVRADIERPVDRLLDASEDIADSAREMSELTDEQAGRVDEIAGEVSRMSATVEEVAATADEVETTSERARALAAEGRDEADGAVGVMDTVGTAVDDVAEDVDSLQARIGEIDEVVEVINEIADQTNILALNASIEAARAGEAGSGFAVVADEVKSLATESQERAGEIERMVTEIQTDADETVDNLATTTERVEEGIDRVETAMRNLDDIVEAVTEAARGIAEVADATDDQAASAEEVASMLDDLVERTEAVSTEIADVAAASEQQAEMVREIDRTVDRLDTAGTDAA; from the coding sequence ATGAACGACTACGCTGACGAATTCGGCCGTGGCGGACTGAACTCGGAAGTCGACCTCGACTCGCTGCTGACCGATATCGGACTCGACGGCGAGGAGATCGACTGGCGCAAGGAGTTCGTCGGCTTCGACGACGCCGACGCCGAGCGACTCGCGGACCTGGAGCCGCTGTTCGCCGACCACGCCGACGAGATCGCCGACGACTTCTACGACAACCTCACCGGCCACGAGGAGACGACCGCGGTCATCGGTCGCTCTCCGAAGACCGTCGAGCAGCTCAAGCGTACCCAGTCGGCGTACTTCGCGACGCTGGCCGCTGGGGAGTACGGCGAGGAGTACTTCGCCAACCGCGCGCGCATCGGGAAGATCCACGACGTGCTGGAGATGCCGATGAAACACTACATCGGCCAGTACGGCGTCTACTACGACCTGATCCTCGACCTGCTCCGCGAGCGACTGCAGGAGAATCTCGTCGACGCGCTCCGCGCGGAACTGACCGGCGCCGCGACCGATGGAGGCGTCGCGGCCGGCCGCGACGGCGGCGACGAGCCCCGGCCCGACGACGGCCCGGGAACCGGTGAGGGGGCGGTCGACGTGGACGCGATCGAGCGGGTCGTCGAGTCGGAGGTCGCCGCCGGCATGGACGAGGTGCTGTCGGTGCTGCGGGTGATCAATCTGGACATGCAGGTCGTCGCCGACACCTACATCCACTCGTACAACGAGCGCCTGCAGGACGAGATCGACCGGCGCGAGCGGGCGGCGGGCGAGCGCGATCGCCTCCAGAAACAGGTCCGGGCGGACATCGAGCGGCCGGTCGACCGGCTGCTCGACGCCTCGGAGGACATCGCCGACAGCGCTCGCGAGATGTCCGAGCTGACCGACGAGCAGGCCGGCCGCGTCGACGAGATCGCGGGCGAGGTCTCGCGGATGAGCGCGACGGTCGAGGAAGTGGCGGCGACCGCCGACGAGGTCGAGACCACGAGCGAGCGCGCCCGCGCGCTGGCCGCGGAGGGTCGTGACGAGGCCGACGGGGCGGTCGGCGTAATGGACACCGTCGGGACGGCCGTCGACGACGTGGCCGAGGACGTCGATTCGCTACAGGCCCGCATCGGCGAGATCGACGAGGTCGTCGAGGTGATCAACGAGATCGCCGACCAGACGAACATCCTCGCGCTGAACGCCTCGATCGAGGCCGCCCGCGCCGGCGAGGCGGGGTCGGGTTTCGCCGTCGTCGCCGACGAGGTGAAGTCGCTGGCGACGGAGTCCCAGGAGCGCGCCGGCGAGATCGAGCGGATGGTCACCGAGATCCAGACCGACGCAGACGAGACGGTCGACAACCTCGCGACGACGACCGAGCGGGTCGAGGAGGGGATCGACCGGGTCGAGACGGCGATGCGGAACCTCGACGATATCGTCGAAGCCGTCACCGAGGCCGCCCGAGGGATCGCCGAAGTCGCCGACGCGACCGACGACCAGGCCGCCAGCGCCGAGGAGGTCGCGAGCATGCTCGACGACCTGGTCGAGCGAACCGAGGCGGTCTCGACCGAGATCGCCGACGTGGCGGCCGCCAGCGAGCAACAGGCCGAGATGGTCCGCGAGATCGACCGGACGGTCGACCGCCTCGACACCGCCGGGACCGACGCCGCGTAG
- a CDS encoding inorganic phosphate transporter yields MVSLLLVAGVAVAAFVGFNIGGSSTGVAFGPAVGSGSVSKTGAAALMTGFAVLGGANSGTNVIETMGGRIVPSDQFTLAASVAVLFFVGLALLVSNLFGVPASTSMTAVGAIAGLGVATGSIDWEVMGRIVTWWLVAPITAFWLCAVIGRYLFPHLEARFTLESPGEETTLRERFGAVLVVVIGCYMAYAAGASNVANAVGPLYGGRVLGDAFLPYVGLAGVAIGVGAFTIARRTLDTVGNDLTDLPILAALIVEVVSASIITGLSEIGIPASLAVSATMCIVGLGWGRATRTTKLADAAAEAVAGPPEASEGEAGGVTVDAIADGDEPETPEPDEVAKIGEEDPDEVTAADLFDPAATGRVVMLWILTPSISALASYLVFRYLPVV; encoded by the coding sequence ATGGTATCGCTGTTGCTCGTCGCCGGGGTCGCCGTCGCGGCGTTCGTCGGGTTCAACATCGGCGGGTCCTCGACGGGGGTCGCCTTCGGCCCAGCCGTCGGGAGCGGCTCAGTGTCGAAGACCGGTGCCGCGGCGCTGATGACCGGCTTCGCCGTCCTCGGCGGCGCCAACTCCGGGACGAACGTCATCGAGACGATGGGCGGCCGGATCGTCCCGAGCGACCAGTTCACCCTGGCCGCCAGCGTCGCCGTCCTCTTTTTCGTCGGGCTCGCGCTGCTGGTCTCCAATCTGTTCGGCGTCCCCGCCTCGACGTCGATGACCGCCGTCGGCGCCATCGCCGGCCTCGGCGTCGCGACCGGGAGCATCGACTGGGAGGTCATGGGCCGGATCGTCACCTGGTGGCTGGTCGCGCCGATCACCGCCTTCTGGCTCTGCGCGGTCATCGGCCGGTATCTCTTCCCGCACCTCGAAGCGCGGTTCACCCTCGAATCGCCCGGCGAGGAGACGACGCTTCGCGAACGGTTCGGCGCCGTGCTGGTCGTCGTGATCGGCTGTTACATGGCCTACGCGGCGGGCGCAAGTAACGTCGCCAACGCCGTCGGCCCGCTGTACGGCGGCCGCGTGCTCGGCGACGCGTTCCTGCCGTACGTCGGGCTGGCCGGCGTGGCTATCGGGGTCGGCGCCTTCACGATCGCCCGGCGGACGCTCGACACCGTCGGCAACGACCTGACGGACCTGCCGATCCTCGCCGCGCTCATCGTCGAGGTGGTGAGCGCGAGCATCATCACCGGCCTCTCGGAGATCGGCATCCCCGCCAGCCTCGCGGTCTCGGCGACGATGTGCATCGTCGGCCTGGGTTGGGGGCGGGCGACCCGGACGACGAAACTCGCCGACGCCGCCGCCGAGGCCGTCGCCGGCCCGCCCGAAGCGAGCGAGGGCGAGGCGGGCGGCGTCACGGTCGACGCTATCGCCGACGGGGACGAACCGGAGACCCCGGAACCGGACGAGGTCGCGAAGATCGGCGAGGAGGACCCCGACGAGGTCACCGCCGCGGATCTGTTCGACCCCGCGGCCACCGGGCGGGTCGTCATGCTCTGGATCCTCACGCCGTCGATCTCGGCGCTCGCCTCGTATCTCGTCTTCCGGTATCTCCCGGTCGTCTGA